From Micromonospora sp. NBC_01699, a single genomic window includes:
- a CDS encoding S26 family signal peptidase — MILALLGVAVLASGLGWLRLGWLVVTVTGQSMRPTMQPGDRILVRRTSTGRIRAGQIVVLDANPGWIIKRVAAAPGDRVLPGLAPDAEDRVPPGRLLLLGDNRSRSSDSRQHGYYDGTHLVGVAVRSLTRRKT; from the coding sequence ATGATCCTGGCACTACTCGGTGTGGCCGTCCTGGCCAGCGGACTCGGCTGGCTACGGCTTGGCTGGCTCGTGGTCACCGTCACCGGGCAGAGCATGCGGCCGACGATGCAACCCGGCGACCGCATCCTGGTCAGGCGGACCTCCACAGGTCGAATTCGGGCCGGACAGATTGTGGTGCTCGATGCCAATCCCGGTTGGATCATCAAGCGGGTGGCGGCAGCGCCGGGCGACCGGGTACTGCCCGGTCTTGCCCCCGACGCTGAGGACCGGGTACCACCGGGACGACTGCTGCTGCTCGGCGACAACCGCAGCAGGAGCAGCGACTCGCGGCAGCACGGCTACTACGACGGCACACACCTGGTCGGCGTGGCCGTCCGGTCCCTGACGAGGAGGAAGACATGA
- a CDS encoding MauE/DoxX family redox-associated membrane protein yields the protein MTYLAIGCRVLIGVVFAVAVAGKLWKPTAFAGFVSSVRAMGVLPPALARPAATAVVAAELTIVLAVVGPARGAGILGFGLAAALLIALTAGIAMSLARGSRAPCRCFGRSETPLGVRHVGRNIALVAVAFVGLLASLSSTPVELGFAVTVAVAGAVVGSLVVMLDDIITLL from the coding sequence ATGACGTACCTGGCCATCGGTTGCCGGGTCCTGATCGGCGTGGTGTTCGCCGTCGCGGTGGCCGGCAAGCTATGGAAACCAACCGCGTTCGCCGGCTTCGTCTCGTCGGTACGGGCGATGGGTGTACTGCCACCAGCTCTGGCCCGCCCGGCGGCTACCGCAGTGGTGGCTGCCGAGCTCACGATCGTGCTCGCCGTGGTCGGCCCGGCCCGCGGGGCGGGCATACTCGGGTTCGGGTTAGCCGCGGCGCTGCTGATCGCGCTCACCGCCGGCATCGCGATGTCGCTGGCCCGAGGCAGCCGCGCACCCTGCCGGTGCTTCGGCCGCTCCGAGACACCATTGGGCGTCCGTCACGTCGGCCGCAACATCGCGCTGGTCGCCGTAGCCTTTGTCGGGCTACTCGCCTCGCTGTCCAGCACGCCTGTCGAGCTGGGATTCGCTGTGACGGTTGCGGTGGCCGGTGCTGTGGTGGGCAGTCTGGTCGTCATGCTCGACGACATCATCACACTGCTGTAG